Within the Glycine max cultivar Williams 82 chromosome 12, Glycine_max_v4.0, whole genome shotgun sequence genome, the region gtcaaatgagaaaaatgactATGTATAAATTTacactattatttaattatcaatcattatttataataaatttattaatttttataaaattatcttaaaattacacaattatgatttataattaaatgttaatataaaattattttagcatcAGTACATTATCATTAAAATCATATTATGGAGCATTAAATTTAATCTACATCCTCTAAACTAATGTATGGTGTGCGCAAATTATGATCTTGCACTTAATGTTGTAGATTGTAGTGGGAATCAGGGTGTTACTTGCCACACCTTTAGCTAATAATTGGGCTATCGTGCAAATGTTGGGCAAATAAATAAGCCACTTGGGAGCCTAAGGCTTGTTGTTATTATCTATGaagttgttattatttaaattaatgtatGGTGTGACATGCACTTATTAATGTTGTAGACTGTAGTGGGAATCAAGGTGTTACTTACCACACCATTAGCTAATAATTGGGCTATTGTGCAAATGTTGGGCAAATAAATAAGCCACTTGGGAGCCAAAGGCTTATTGTTAGTATCTATGAAGTTGCTAAAAATGAGGCCCGAAGCTTGATTTCCAAATGCCCAGTAGCCAGAGATAGCTACGCTAAAGAAACTCAAAGCAACTATAACATAACAAACACATAGTCCTTTGAGCATCTTCCCTTTTACCGGGGGTGCTAACGTTGCCTGTAGCAAAAGAAAGTGCAATCATGTGTATTTTTCTGATTAGAAGTTGAAACAAATACTTTGATGGCGTGGGTACGTAGTATTAATAAGTACTATATATTAGAGGGAACAAATTTTGATTGTTTCTAATTAACCTGAATTTCTGGAACTATTCCGCTACCATAAGTGTTGGCAATGATGGGAATGGCATTAAAGATTCCAAATAAGCGATTTGTTGTGTCACCTATTAAAGAGTAATCCTTTTCTGGCCCATTTGATGATTTTCCTGATTGAGTAGACATTGGGAAaattcagaagaagaaaaaatgcacTCAATTGCAAGCATAGGTGCTAATCAGTTAACTGGATTATTAATGAGGGAAAGAAAATACCAATATATATTGAAGCTGCAGTAGCACAGGCACTGTAGGATAAGCACATGACCAAAGACACTAGATTAATATGTCTCAATGAGTGGAAAGATGGCATTTGAGCCAAAATCAGCATGAAGCATCCAAATATCACTACAAACTCATAAAGCTTCATAGTTCCATTTGGATTTAATAGCAGGTAAATAGCCTGCAGTGGATGCCATTAGATAAAGCTCTTAACATCAATATATGGTCAATGTCTATGTATTCATGTGTGCGTGCATTGAACAtgctttgttcttttctttttctttttctttttggagaatttgaagataaagaaaaaaggaggataaatttttcatttctgATAAATATTCTCTaacttgataatttttaaaatgtgtaaaataaaataatgcattaatataaatttaatatcctAATTTGTTGTCcattttataaacattatataacatttttttgaaaaaaagtttGTACTCTCTTTTATATCCATTTAAAATCTTAACATCAAACATATGcttaaaatcacatatttaaacTTAACAATCCCCTGATGTATAGATTATATATCCTAGAAATTAAGAGCTATTCGACTCATAGTCATACTACATGAGAAATGTGAATTATTTAACTAAATGTTTAAATTAGCAATGCTCCTAGTTTCGtcgatttttttttcagaattaaattatcatacatATTTGTTTggtaattttattctaaaataattctaaaaatatatggaacaatttttaattaaaagcaaGAATAAGATCAAAATACTATTTTCAATATAATAcactattttaatatataaaaaataaagggataAAATATGTATAGTGTTCTTTACTCACCTTCATGCATTGTCCACCGAGAAGAGCACAGAGCACTTGATTATTATAGCACAGTGCAAATTGAATTGGCCCCACCAAAAACCGAGCCCAACGTGGACCTTCCAAGGTTAATAATAGATTAAATTAATCTATTggtcttttaattaattttttaagtttgatttgattctttaattttttaatttaatttgattatttaatttttaaaattaatttaatttaattttattgtttaaattggaccaataatattaaaaaattgtattttgtaaatgcttaaaattatttaatcataaaatatgtATTAAGATGGTAGGATCAAATTTAGACGACAAtaccaattaaattaatttaaaggatgagactaaattaaatagattttaaaaattagagaatcaaattgaaaaaaaattaaatgaataaatcaaatcaattttaaaaatcagaaaaacaaattaaacctaaaaaaacaaaaaactaaatcaaacataaaaaaataaattaaatgatcaataaactaatttaaccttaataattttatacatcAGTTCTGAACACATTAATTAGTCAACATGAATTGGTTATTTGGTCCTAGAACTGACTAAACTATAGTAACAAAAATTTCAGATCAATAAGCTAGTGAGATGAGGAGTGAGGACTGTGATGTTTGTATAGAACTCATCTGAGATTTCAAATACTATGGATTCTAACAGTCTATCGAGTGGTTTAGTAGTGACCGATGCTTGTGGTGCCAAACATGGAAAATTCTTATTATACGACACTTGTCCCTTTAGCATTTGTTTCATGGGTAACATAATTAAGGTATAAATATAACTAACAATGAGCCTGTGATTAGAAAGTAAATAATACTATAATGTATATCTAAGAGTTTGTGCGACTGTATTACTTTTTTCAGCAACAAATTAAATGACTTCGCTTTTGTTGGGTGCATATAAGTCAATATTCAGCTGCTTCTTTCAACTGTACAAAATTCGAGAGTTTTGCTGATTAAAACATCACAGGACATTAGTAGTACAAATTATTAGGCCTAAGAAGTATATTTAAAGGGGAGACCAActtcattcatttttctttatctctcaCTTTCATATCAAGTGGACCAAATAACTGCAAATGATGTAATTTCTGCTTTTCGAGTGCATCAATAATATTCAGCatttaacctaaaaaaaaaaaaatctctctcgatctctctctctctgtctctttgCTATCTTCCTCATAACATCTAATTAACATTCTTCATTTTAATGTAGATGGATTTTTTCCTACTCCAATATATGTGGCAAAAAGAGAAGGATTTCAATGCATGGAGTAGGGGTAATGGTTAACAGTCAACGGTCAACGGTCAACGGTCAACAATTGATGCAATAAACCAATATTTCAAACGTTTCTCCTCAAACAATGATTAATAGTCTACTTTTGTTTGGCTTTGCTTCCAACCGACTCCCGATTCTCGCTTTACCATACAAGttgctaatttttcttttaagagttacaagttttcaactttaaatcttgaatttatatttttatttgaatgttataaaaaactactaaaatatgtatttttaccaaataattgaatttttttaggtaaataaaaaaagtataaattatagcATCTTGATAATGTACTCCAACTATAAAAATACGAGAGTATATTTGTTAACACatacttattttttagttaaagtatattaacaaataatattatgattGTATCTCaagataatttttagttataacttattgtccaattaaaaaataactcagTATATATATACAACAAATCTTATATATTAGCATTACATATAGTTAAATCCTTTCTTAACTACCGTGTTAATGATACAGGGAAGAAGTGTAGTACCTAAAATGTCACGAGCCATGTCTCTATATAGCAGCTGGCGATTACCCAATTGAGCATGCTGCTCAAGGACCAGACATATCAAACTGAATGAATAGAAACTGACCAGAGCTCCAATGACCAAACAAAGTATTCCTGCCTTCCATCCGAGGAAGGTTAAAGCATAAGGAAGACTTAGTAGTGATGGAGACACAATTGAAGTTATCAAGTGGTAACCACAGTGAATCCATGAACCTAcaaaaaacaaatcataaatGAATCGCATGTAATAaccatttttaattcaaatgtcGAATATGATACCCTTTTGTTTTTATCCAGGAAAATGAAACGTTAGTTGCTCGATCGGTCCTTGTGTGCTCCAATTGATAAAATAAGGAAGTGAGAACAATGAAAGGATTTGATCTGGAATGACTTATGATGCAATCACAAACCATGTCGTGACTCTTGAAATAGTTACTGACATGAAAAGAAGGTTTATCTATTACAGTATATTCGTAACATTTATCCTAGTACTGGTTGCAAGATGACATAATAAATACGAAACAACTAATTAACAGAGGAAAGAGAGTTAAGAATGGAATAAAACTATGTAAATAATTACTACCTTTTGATTTGAGGACAAAGAGAGTGCCTGCATCTCTTCGATGATGTTGTTGAGAAGCAATTCGGTTCTCTGCTTCGCGTACTGTTGTTGAGGTTGGAAGCAGCGTACTCATTTCTCTATACGCGGGAATGAGTACGTGAGTGCAAGAGGGCACATACAAATGAACAGAGAATAACAGAACTGTTGAATGGtaaaatatatatctatatatatatatatatatataatgaagagTGGTACTTTTGTTCTgaatacattattaatttacgtatcattttttttttgcccattcttttcttcttcttattacatatattatatattatacataatattttctgtttttatcttTCTAAGTATGAGTGTGTATAACCTAAAGCGAAAGTATATCCACCAATATTTATTGACCAAAAATGCGATGCTGGTTGTTCCTAAGGGCGAAAAGCTTGTtatctataatatataatttatatacataACAATTGTAACAGCGATACCCACTTTTattcttcatatttttaaaactattttgcctcttaattaatattataaactataccacaattatattttaactgcatataaaaaaatcccccgctaataacataaaattcaatttcaaaataattatgcaCTGTCATTTGTTATTCAATCTCCATCATGtctctcttattttattttttaagaaaatataatctCTTTTCTCCTAGTAATAATAAGTAATGAGAAGGGGAgacttaaattaaaatgaaaatcataatttcagtaactattttattaacctAGATGTTGTTTTCATTAATTGTAGGTATCTGACTTTATTGTGAGAATTAAAGATTGTACATGCTTGTAATAAGTTATTTGTAGcttcattaaattaaacaagaattgTTGATATTTAATTTGGGTGATCATGACGTTAAtgtgaattaattattcattaattttattgatta harbors:
- the LOC100810916 gene encoding GABA transporter 1 isoform X1 — encoded protein: MSTLLPTSTTVREAENRIASQQHHRRDAGTLFVLKSKGSWIHCGYHLITSIVSPSLLSLPYALTFLGWKAGILCLVIGALVSFYSFSLICLVLEQHAQLGNRQLLYRDMARDILGPRWARFLVGPIQFALCYNNQVLCALLGGQCMKAIYLLLNPNGTMKLYEFVVIFGCFMLILAQMPSFHSLRHINLVSLVMCLSYSACATAASIYIGKSSNGPEKDYSLIGDTTNRLFGIFNAIPIIANTYGSGIVPEIQATLAPPVKGKMLKGLCVCYVIVALSFFSVAISGYWAFGNQASGLIFSNFIDTNNKPLAPKWLIYLPNICTIAQLLANGVEYLQPTNVILEQIFGDPESPEFSPRNVIPRLISRSFAVITATTIAAMLPFFGDMNSLIGAFCYMPLDFILPVIFLNLTFKPSKRSSIFWLNVTIAVVFSTLGAMAAISTVRQIVLDAKTYQLFANV
- the LOC100810916 gene encoding GABA transporter 1 isoform X2 gives rise to the protein MARDILGPRWARFLVGPIQFALCYNNQVLCALLGGQCMKAIYLLLNPNGTMKLYEFVVIFGCFMLILAQMPSFHSLRHINLVSLVMCLSYSACATAASIYIGKSSNGPEKDYSLIGDTTNRLFGIFNAIPIIANTYGSGIVPEIQATLAPPVKGKMLKGLCVCYVIVALSFFSVAISGYWAFGNQASGLIFSNFIDTNNKPLAPKWLIYLPNICTIAQLLANGVEYLQPTNVILEQIFGDPESPEFSPRNVIPRLISRSFAVITATTIAAMLPFFGDMNSLIGAFCYMPLDFILPVIFLNLTFKPSKRSSIFWLNVTIAVVFSTLGAMAAISTVRQIVLDAKTYQLFANV